Part of the Tenacibaculum sp. SZ-18 genome, CTTTAATAAAGCACCTTTGTAAGATAATAAAGCTCTTGCAGTGTCAGTAGGTTGAGCACCATTTTCTAACCACTTTACAGCAGAATCAACATTTAAGTCGATCGTTGCAGGATTAGTGTTTGGGTTGTACGTTCCGATTTTTTCTAAGAAACGACCGTCTCTTTTAGCTCTAGAATCTGCAGCAACCACCCAATAAAATGGTTTTCCTTTTTTACCGTGTCTTTGTAAACGAATTTTTACAGGCATACTTGTTAATTTTTAAGGTACGCGACCTTGATTATTAATCTATTAATTTTTAAATCCCAAAAAAGCTCGGAATTTTGAGTGTGCAAATGTATTAAATCTTTTTAATATTGAGATGCTTTTTGAAGCTTTATTTAAAAGGAAAAGCATCTGAAAATCAGATGCTTTTAAAAAATTAAATGTTGTTATATATTAAATTACTCTAACACTTACAGCGTTTAATCCTTTTCTACCTTCTTTTAGTTCAAACTCTACAGTATCACCTTGTTTAACTTCATCCACCAAACCTGAGATGTGTACAAAGTATTCTGTGCCTGAACCTGATTCTGTTATGAACCCAAAACCTTTAGATTCATTGAAGAACTTTACCGTTCCTTCTTTCATTATAAAATGTATTAAAAAAATTATGGATAAAGGTAAGGCATAAATTTTTGGAAATACCTTCTTTTTAAATATTTATTTCAAATCATAATATATTCTTTTGATTCTTGAAGAAAGTGTCAGCTTGTAGCTTAATTAAGTCAGTTGCTATTTTCTGTTTGTAATTATAGAGTTCTTCTTCTAATTTTAAATCTTCATAAACTTTGGTATTAATATTAATGTCAGTCGACGCTATTTTTTCTCGCTGATCAACTTGTTGCTGAATCCATGATTTAACTTGAGATTCTTGATTTTCGAATTTATAATCATACTCACCTTTTGAACTAATAAGTTTAGTGAATATTGGAGCTGTTTCAATAGCTAGGAATAATAGAAAAATAAAAATTGATGGTAATGTAGGTAATTCGTTTAAAGCTTCTATTCTTGCCATTAATCCGTCGAAATTTGAAATAATAGGTTGAGTGTTTACTTCAGCTTCCTTTTGTTTTTGAACTAGAGCTGCAATTTCATTTTCTTTTGAATTTACTTTTTCAGAATTACCTTTTTTTAGTTCAGTTAATTCCTTCAATGCAGCGTCGTGTTTTTGTCTTTTTTCTTTATAAACAGGTCCCTTTCCTACTTTTTTAGTTCCTTTTCTTCCTTCTGCTTCGGCAATATAGGTTTCATATAAATTATTTGTTTCCTTTTCTTTTGTTGTTATTTCTTCTTTTAACTCTTGTATTTGTGATTGAAGTCGAGTAATTTCTGGGGTATATTGTTGGGCAATTTGAGTTTTATTATCAAGTGTCATTTGATTTTTCTTTGTTAACAACACTTGATTAATTTCTTTTTCGAATATTTTTAACTCCAAAGGTTTGGAAATGACTACTGCTATAATTATAGCTAACAGTAAACGTGGAAATACCTGAATAAATTCTTGTGATTTTTTGTCTCGTTTTTTGATAGTAGACACAATAAAACGGTCTAGATTAAAAATCAGTAATCCCCAAATGACTCCGAAGAATATTGCGGTATAAACATTATCGAAAACTGTGTATAAAGCATAACTAGCAGCGATAGCAGCCATTAGTGCAGTGAAAAATACAGTGGCACCAATACCAGCATATTTGTTTTGTTCTGCGTTTGAGCAATCCTTTATTAAATCTTGATCAACACCAGAACAAAGGAGGAAAAATCGTTTGATCATAGTTATAAGCTTATACTATAGGAACGACTTCCGGTAAATAATGTTACAAAAAAAGCCTCTTTTATGAGGCTTTTAACATATATTAAATGAGGTTATTATTTTGTAGTGATATATACTGCTCCGTATTTTCCCTCTTTTTTATTTACATATACTTTTTTAATAGTTTGCTTATCTATTTTTAAGTATTCTTGCTTATTAATTTCTTTACCGTTTAAGTATATAATTGGGTCTTTCTCAGTTCCATTATTTGAAATCGACAGGATTTCTTTATTGGATAACTTATCTATTTTGTCAATAATAATTTTTGAATTTTGTTTTTTAATAGTGCTTGGATCGGCTGGTGGTGGCGGAGGTGGTAACTGTCTTTTCTCTTCTGGAGTTAAATCAGCCATTTTTTTAACCACTTTTTTACCATTACTTCCAGTTAGCACCATGTATAGTTCTCCTTTTTTACCCTTAATTACCTTAACATCCTTGTATTTCTTTGAAGCTTTTTGAGGTGGAGGCGGAGGTAGAGGAATATTTGTTTTATCTCCTTTTCTTACTATTGAAAATTTTTTCTCCGCATTTATTATGGTCCCGTTTTTAGTAACTTCCTGCCCCGATTTATTATAATATTTGGTTCCGTTACTGTTGGTGATGAAGAACAATTCTTGATTGTTTACTTTTATACTTCCTTTATTTGGCCTCTGTTTTAGAACTTTCTTTCTTGGTGGCGGAGGCACAGGAATATTTGTTTTATCTCCTTCTCTTACTATTGAAAATTTTTTCTCCGCATTAATAATGTCTCCATTTTTATTTACTTCTTGTCCCCAACGATTATAATATCTTGTTCCTTTACTGTTGGTAATGTAGTATAACTCTTGGTTAGTTACTTTAACCATTCCTTTTTTAGATTTCTCTTTTACCTCAATTTTTACAGGTTTAGGATTTTTTTTGTCCGAATGTTTTTTAACTTTTTTCACCCATTTACGAAATTCCGTTGTTGCTTTTTCTTTTTCTTTTTCTGAAGAATCAGTAGCAGGTGGTGGTGGCGGAATATATAACTTATCTTCTGCCGTTAACTCGTTAGGTAATCTATAATAGAAATCATTTCCTTTTTTAATTTTTAGATAAGGAGCATAAGGACGAGCCGCACGCTGAAGTTTACGTCTGTTCTCTTTAGAAAGTTGGAAATAAATCAAACCTAGGTTGGAATACATCTCATCTAGTTCATTCTTACGTTCAGGTTCGCTTTCAATATAATGTGGCTTTTGCTTTCTTAATCTATCGTATTTTCTTTTTAATTTTCTGTAATCAGAAATCTCTTCGGATTGATCGATAATTATTTCACTAATTTCCTTAGGAGAGTTTTTAGCTGTCTTTTCTGTTTCAATCTTTAGAGATTCAGTATTGTTTTGAGTTAACTCATTTACGTATGCTTTTTTAGAGACTGAGTTTGTAAGACTTTTAGCAATAGGTGGTGTTTCTTTATTTTCTACTTTAAAAGAATTAACTTTTTTCAGGTTTAAATCATTGTTTAAAACTGGATAGTTAACTCTAGTAGCTCTTTCACTTTTCTTTTCTTTATAGACAACTGTCCCATTCTGATTGATATATTGCTTTTTATTCGGTTGTAATGTAAAACCTAATGTTTTCCAAGCGGTATTTTTCAATCCTTTGAAGTACACTTCATTATTTGTGATTTTAATCGTAAAAGCGTATGCACCTTGATCTACATTTGTTTTGTTAGTGAAACCCCAATCAGTGATAGTAAATTCCTTATTCATTGGAATTTTTAGTTTTGCCCAGCGTTTACAATTGTAGCATTTTAAGATTGCTTTATCTTCTTTTTTTTCAATAGAAGCGAGGAAAGTATGCTTCGTGTTATCGTTGTTTTCAAGAGTAAATTTTAAAGCCTCTTTGTTTGATACTTTTTTCTTGATATCTTCCAAAGATGAAATGCTTGTTTCTTCACTCTTTGGAAACTCTA contains:
- a CDS encoding DUF4407 domain-containing protein, whose translation is MIKRFFLLCSGVDQDLIKDCSNAEQNKYAGIGATVFFTALMAAIAASYALYTVFDNVYTAIFFGVIWGLLIFNLDRFIVSTIKKRDKKSQEFIQVFPRLLLAIIIAVVISKPLELKIFEKEINQVLLTKKNQMTLDNKTQIAQQYTPEITRLQSQIQELKEEITTKEKETNNLYETYIAEAEGRKGTKKVGKGPVYKEKRQKHDAALKELTELKKGNSEKVNSKENEIAALVQKQKEAEVNTQPIISNFDGLMARIEALNELPTLPSIFIFLLFLAIETAPIFTKLISSKGEYDYKFENQESQVKSWIQQQVDQREKIASTDININTKVYEDLKLEEELYNYKQKIATDLIKLQADTFFKNQKNIL
- a CDS encoding M56 family metallopeptidase — its product is MHQFNRAYLLGIILFSFLAPLYVINIYIPVETLDFPLDFDEELLNGEILQQQKEISYWTIAGILSLTISTVFFIRFIVNLSKIILKIKQHTKIKINNATLVLVEDFISPHTFWNYIFINKEEYTNKKLEEELLTHELTHVTQRHTIDVLVIELLKIIFWFNPLFYFLKKLIQLNHEFIADNKVIHLHKNISEYQHLLLNKATWNNDYYLASNLNYSLTKKRLVMMSTRTSKVNNWLKKLAVIPLLTGSIYVFAERVESYEMKNNPLLDSDISNLEFPKSEETSISSLEDIKKKVSNKEALKFTLENNDNTKHTFLASIEKKEDKAILKCYNCKRWAKLKIPMNKEFTITDWGFTNKTNVDQGAYAFTIKITNNEVYFKGLKNTAWKTLGFTLQPNKKQYINQNGTVVYKEKKSERATRVNYPVLNNDLNLKKVNSFKVENKETPPIAKSLTNSVSKKAYVNELTQNNTESLKIETEKTAKNSPKEISEIIIDQSEEISDYRKLKRKYDRLRKQKPHYIESEPERKNELDEMYSNLGLIYFQLSKENRRKLQRAARPYAPYLKIKKGNDFYYRLPNELTAEDKLYIPPPPPATDSSEKEKEKATTEFRKWVKKVKKHSDKKNPKPVKIEVKEKSKKGMVKVTNQELYYITNSKGTRYYNRWGQEVNKNGDIINAEKKFSIVREGDKTNIPVPPPPRKKVLKQRPNKGSIKVNNQELFFITNSNGTKYYNKSGQEVTKNGTIINAEKKFSIVRKGDKTNIPLPPPPPQKASKKYKDVKVIKGKKGELYMVLTGSNGKKVVKKMADLTPEEKRQLPPPPPPADPSTIKKQNSKIIIDKIDKLSNKEILSISNNGTEKDPIIYLNGKEINKQEYLKIDKQTIKKVYVNKKEGKYGAVYITTK
- a CDS encoding cold-shock protein — protein: MKEGTVKFFNESKGFGFITESGSGTEYFVHISGLVDEVKQGDTVEFELKEGRKGLNAVSVRVI